The Halomonas sp. THAF5a genome segment CAACATCGACGGCATGAACATTCCGGCCGGCGCCCCGGCTTCCGCGGTCACCAGCGCCTTCGCCAACATGGGCGACGAGATCAGCGTGCTGGAGATCACCGAGGACCAGCTGGCGCGCATCAACGGGGAGTACCCGGTCTGGAGCCCCTACCGGATCGATGCCGACACCTACCCGGGCCAGGACGAGGCGATCGACACCATCGCCCAGCCCAACATCCTGGTGGCCAATGCCGACGTGCCCGACGAGCACGTCTACCAGATCACCAAGGCGATGTACGAGAACCTCCCGTTCCTCAACAACATCCACCCCGCCACCCGGGCCATGGCGCTGGAGAAGGCCCTCGACGGCCTGCCGATGCCCCTTCACCCCGGCGCGGCGCGCTTCTTCGAGGAGCAGGGGCTGGAGATCCCGGACACCCTGATCGCCGACTGATTCCCCCACGACGGCCGGCCGGGCCCCGGGCCCGGTCGGCTCCTCGAGGCATGCCCGACGCCAGCGGCCCCTATCGTGGCCGCTGGCGTCCGTTCCAGGAGAGCTTCCATGAACACCCCCCCCGCACGCGAGGTGCGCGACGAGTCGGCCCAGGAGGCCCCGGCGCGCCTCGAGCACCCTTGGCTCGGGCGCCTGCTGTTTGGCCTGACCCTCGTCATCGCCCTGAGCCACCTCTACTTCAACACCTTCAGCACCCTGTCCGAGATCTGGACCAGCGCGCTGCACTTCGGGCTGTTCGGCCTGCTGTGCGCGCTGGCCGTGCCGATGTGCCAGGCCGCCCAGCCGTCGCGTCAGCGGCTGGTCCTGCTGCTCGACATCCTGCTGGGCCTGGCCGCGCTGGGCTGCGCCCTGTACCTGATCGCCTTCGAGGATGCGCTCTATGATCGCGGCGTGCGCTTCTCCACCGCCGACTGGGTCGTGTCCATCGTCGCCCTGGGGCTGGTGCTGGAGTTCGCCCGGCGCACCACCGGCTGGTTCATCCCGGCGCTGTGCCTGGTCGCCCTGACCTACGTGGCCTGGTGGGGCCAGTACGTCGGCGGCGTGTTCAACTTCCCGGGGCTGAGCTGGGAAACCGTGCTGTTCCGCAGCTACATGGGCGGCGAGGGCATGCTGGGCTCCATCGCCCGCATCTCCTGGTCCTACGTGTTCATGTTCATCCTCTTCGGCGCCTTCCTGGTGCGCTCGGGAGCCGGCGATTTCATCATCGAACTGGCACGCTGCGCCGCCGGGCGCTTCGTCGGCGGTCCCGGCTTCGTCGCCGTCTTCGCCTCCGGCCTGATGGGCTCGGTCTCCGGCTCCAGCGTCGCCAACACCGTCTCCACCGGCGTCATCACCATCCCGATGATGCGCAAGGCCGGCTTCCCGGCCCGCTTCGCGGCCGGCGTGGAGGCCGCCGCCTCCACCGGTGGCCAGCTGATGCCACCGGTCATGGGCGCGGGCGCCTTCATCATGGCGTCCTACACCCAGGTCTCCTACCTCTCCATCATCGGCATCGCGGCCCTGCCGGCGCTGCTGTACTTCATCTCCGTCGCCATGTTCGTGCGCATCGAGGCCAAGCGCAGCCATGCCCACCAGCTGGCCGACGAGGACGCGCCGGGGATTCTGACCGTGCTCAAGGGCGGTTGGCACTACCTGCTGCCGCTGGTGGTGCTGGTCGCCGCCCTGATCTACGGCTTCACCCCCACCTACGCCGCGGGCATCGCCATCCTCTCGGTGGTGGCCGCCTCCTGGCTGTCGAAGACGCCGATGACCTTCCGGGCCATCCTCGAGGCCCTCTCGCTCGGCACGCGCAACATGATCACGACCGCCATCCTGCTGATGACGGTCGGGCTGATCGTCAACGTGGTCTCCACCACCGGTATCGGCAACGTCTTCTCGCTGATGATCGCCGATTGGGCCGGCGGCAGCCTGCTGATCACCCTGGTGCTGATCGCCGTGGCCTCCCTGGTGCTGGGCATGGGCCTGCCGGTCACCGCGGCCTACATCGTGCTGGGCACCCTGTCGGCGCCGGCGCTCTACGGCCTGATGGCCCAGGACCAGCTGATCGACCTGCTGATGAACGGCCAGCTCCCCGAGCAGGCCAAGGCCATCTTCATGCTGGCCGCCCCGGACCAGCTGGCCGCCCTGAACGCGCCGATGGATGCCGCCTCGGCCAGGGAGCTGCTGTCGGTGGTACCGGACAACTTCCGTACCCAGCTCTATGAGCAGGCGCTGTCACCGCACACCCTGACCATGCTGCTGGTCGCGGCCCACATGGTGATCTTCTGGCTGTCCCAGGACTCCAACGTCACCCCGCCGGTGTGTCTGACGGCCTTCGCCGCGGCGGCCATCGCCGAGACGCCGCAGATGCGTACCGGCTTCACCGCCTGGAAGATCGCCAAGGGCCTGTACATCATCCCCCTGCTGTTCGTCTGGTCGCCGCTGATCACCGGCTCGGCCCTCGACATGGTCACCGTGTTCGTGTTCGCCGCGTTCGGCATCTACGCCATCATCGCCGGGCTCGAGGGTTACCTGGAGCACGAGCTGCCCTGGTGGCTGCGCCTCGGCATGTTCCCGATCGGGGCGCTGATGCTGTGGCCCCACGGCCACCTGACCCTGGACCTGCTGGGCCTGGTCATCTTCATGGCGGTACTGCTGTGGAGCTACCGCCTCGGCCGCCACTCCGCCCCCGCCCTCGCGAACGCCCAGACCGAGTAGACGCCCCCTCCGGTCGACAGCACGACGGCCCCCGACACCCGTCGGGGGCCTGCATGCCTTCCCCGCCTCCTCCCTGCACACCATCGACCGGCCCCCCCGCCCCTGTCCTTGTGACCGGGCACCCCGGGGCTTCTCGGCCGCCCCTTCTGCCTCGACAGGCAGACAGTCCCCACCACCGACGCACTGATGCCGGAATCGCGATGCGCCGGCTCCACCCCGTCCTCCGGTGCTTGCTTCGGCTCGAGGCTCGCCCCCTCGGCAGCGGGTATCGACTGGCCCCTCGCGTCGCCAACGCGCCACCCAGGATGGCGAGGGGAAGCCCGACGCGCTGGATGACCTGGGTCCGTCCCGCACGACAGACACCCACGCATGAAAAAACCCCGAGCTCGGCTGAGCTCGGGGTTGTCTCGAAATCGGTGCCTGGGATGGCCGCGCCGATGGCCGGCGACCTGGGCGGGTGCACGCCTCGCGCAAAAACACCCGCGCATGAAAAAACCCCGAGCTCGTTGAGCTCGGGGTTTTCTCGGAATAGGTGCCTGACGATGACCTACTCTCGCATGGGGAGGCCCCACACTACCATCGGCGCTGATCGGTTTCACTGCTGAGTTCGGCATGGGATCAGGTGGTTCCCGTACGCTATGGTCGTCAGGCGAAAAACGGTGAATCATGCTGACGAGATCGTCTCGCGTATCCGTCTGTCGGTTGCCATCGGCAGACCGCTTGGGTGTTATATGGTCAAGCCTCACGGGCCATTAGTACCGGTTAGCTCAACGCCTTGCAGCGCTTCCACACCCGGCCTATCAACCAGCTGGTCTTGCTGGGCCCTTCAGGAGGCTCGAGGCCTCGGGGAGATCTCATCTTGAAGGGGGCTTCCCGCTTAGATGCTTTCAGCGGTTATCCCGTCCGCACATAGCTACCCGGCAATGCCACTGGCGTGACAACCGGAACACCAGAGGTGCGTCCACTCCGGTCCTCTCGTACTAGGAGCAGCACTTCTCAAATCTCCAACGCCCACGGCAGATAGGGACCGAACTGTCTCACGACGTTCTAAACCCAGCTCGCGTACCACTTTAAATGGCGAACAGCCATACCCTTGGGACCGACTTCAGCCCCAGGATGTGATGAGCCGACATCGAGGTGCCAAACACCGCCGTCGATGTGAACTCTTGGGCGGTATCAGCCTGTTATCCCCGGAGTACCTTTTATCCGTTGAGCGATGGCCCTTCCATACAGAACCACCGGATCACTAGAACCTACTTTCGTACCTGCTCGACGTGTCTGTCTCGCAGTTAAGCACCCTTATGCTCTTGCACTCAATGCACGATTTCCAACCGTGCTGAGGGTACCTTCGTGCTCCTCCGTTACGCTTTGGGAGGAGACCGCCCCAGTCAAACTACCCACCACACACGGTCCTCGATCCGGATAACGGACCTGAGTTAGAACGCCAATGATGCCAGGCTGGTATTTCAAGGTTGGCTCCACCGTGGCTGGCGCCACGGTTTCCAAGCCTCCCAGCTATCCTACACAAGCAACATCAGCGTCCAGTGTGAAGCTATAGTAAAGGTTCACGGGGTCTTTCCGTCTAGCCGCGGGTACACAGCATCTTCACTGCGATTTCAATTTCACTGAGTCTCGGGTGGAGACAGCGTGGCCATCATTACGCCATTCGTGCAGGTCGGAACTTACCCGACAAGGAATTTCGCTACCTTAGGACCGTTATAGTTACGGCCGCCGTTTACCGGGGCTTCGATCAGGAGCTTCGCTTACGCTAACACCATCAATTAACCTTCCGGCACCGGGCAGGCGTCATACCCTATACGTCCGCTTACGCGTTTGCAGAGTACTGTGTTTTTAATAAACAGTTGCAGCCACCTGGTATCTTCGACCGCTTCGCGCTTAGGGAGCAAGTCCCATCACGCTAGTGCGGCGTGCCTTCTCCCGAAGTTACGGCACCATTTTGCCTAGTTCCTTCACCCGAGTTCTCTCAAGCGCCTTGGTATTCTCTACCTGACCACCTGTGTCGGTTTGGGGTACGGTTCCACTGTATCTGAAGCTTAGAGGCTTTTCCTGGAAGCGTGGCATCGATGACTTCCAGACCGTAGTCTGTTCGTCTCGTCTCTCGGCGTTAAGGAACCGGATTTGCCTGATTCCTCGGCCTACTGACTTTCACCAGGACAACCAACGCCTGGCTCACCTAGCCTTCTTCGTCCCCCCATCGCAATACAGTGAAGTACGGGAATATTGACCCGTTTCCCATCGACTACGCCTTTCGGCCTCGCCTTAGGGGCCGACTCACTCTGCTCCGATTAGCGTCGAACAGAAACCCTTGGTCTTCCGGCGGGGGAGTTTTTCACTCCCCTTGTCGTTACTCATGTCAGCATTCGCACTCGTGATACCTCCAGCAAGCCTCTCGACTCACCTTCATCGGCGTACACGACGCTCCTCTACCGCTCATCCAGAGGATGAACCCGTAGCTTCGGTACCTGGTTTGAGCCCCGTTACATCTTCCGCGCAGGCCGACTCGACTAGTGAGCTATTACGCTTTCTTTAAAGGATGGCTGCTTCTAAGCCAACCTCCTAGCTGTCTGAGCCTTCCCACATCGTTTCCCACTTAACCAGGATTTGGGGACCTTAGCTGACGGTCTGGGTTGTTTCCCTTTTCACAACGGACGTTAGCACCCGCTGTGTGTCTCCCACGCGTCACTCACCGGTATTCGGAGTTTGCCTCGGGTTGGTAAGTCGGGATGACCCCCTAGCCGAAACAGTGCTCTACCCCCGGCGGCGCTACGTGAGGCGCTACCTAAATAGCTTTCGAGGAGAACCAGCTATCTCCGGGCTTGATTAGCCTTTCACTCCGATCCACAAGTCATCCAAATCTTTTTCAACAGATCCTGGTTCGGTCCTCCAGTTGATGTTACTCAACCTTCAACCTGCTCATGGATAGATCGCCCGGTTTCGGGTCTATTCCCAGCGACTGGTCGCCCAGTTAAGACTCGGTTTCCCTACGCCTCCCCTATACGGTTAAGCTCGCCACTGAAAATAAGTCGCTGACCCATTATACAAAAGGTACGCGGTCACCGAACGAGTCGGCTCCCACTGCTTGTACGCACACGGTTTCAGGATCTATTTCACTCCCCTCTCCGGGGTTCTTTTCGCCTTTCCCTCACGGTACTGGTTCACTATCGGTCAGCCAGGAGTATTTAGCCTTGGAGGATGGTCCCCCCGTCTTCAGTCAAGGTTTCTCGTGCCCCGACCTACTCGATTTCACACCAATCGGATTTCGACTACGGGGCTATCACCCTGTATCGCGTGGCTTCCCAACCACTTCGTCTATCGGTCATGGTGCTTAAGGGCTGGTCCCCGTTCGCTCGCCGCTACTAGGGGAATCTCGGTTGATTTCTTTTCCTCGGGGTAATGAGATGTTTCAGTTCCCCCGGTTCGCCTCCTGGCACCTATGTATTCAGTGCAGGATACCCACGTTACCGTGGGTGGGTTTCCCCATTCAGAAATGCCCGGGTCGCAGGTTGTTTGCCACCTCGCCGAGCCTTATCGCAGGCTTCCACGTCTTTCATCGCCTCTGGCTGCCTAGGCATCCACCGTGTGCGCTTCATCGCTTGACCATATAACCCCAAGAGGTCTGGTCCGCGATGACAATCGACAATTGCCGGATACGCTTGAGACGTATCTCATGTTGCCTTCTTTCGAAAGCAACGCTTTGTCAGCATGATTCACATTGTTAAAGAGCACTGTTCAGAGAACAGTGGGAAGCCATCTGGCTTGCCGCTGGTCTCTGTGACCGGACTGTCTTGGGAAGAGATGGTGGAGCCTAGCGGGATCGAACCGCTGACCTCCTGCGTGCAAGGCAGGCGCTCTCCCAGCTGAGCTAAGGCCCCTCTGATCCTGCAAATGGTGGGTCTGGGCAGACTTGAACTGCCGACCTCACCCTTATCAGGGGTGCGCTCTAACCAACTGAGCTACAGACCCGGCTACAAACCACTGGGTCCGCGACCCAAACAGTCTTTGCTCTGGTCGATCAGGTAATTCATTGTGAGCACTTGCCGAGTGTCGGCGACGTCGTCGATTAAGGAGGTGATCCAGCCGCAGGTTCCCCTACGGCTACCTTGTTACGACTTCACCCCAGTCATGAACCACACCGTGGTGATCGCCCTCCGAAGTTAGGCTAACCACTTCTGGTGCAGTCCACTCCCATGGTGTGACGGGCGGTGTGTACAAGGCCCGGGAACGTATTCACCGTGACATTCTGATTCACGATTACTAGCGATTCCGACTTCACGGAGTCGAGTTGCAGACTCCGATCCGGACTGAGACCGGCTTTATGGGATTAGCTCCACCTCGCGGCTTCGCAACCCATTGTACCGACCATTGTAGCACGTGTGTAGCCCTACCCGTAAGGGCCATGATGACTTGACGTCGTCCCCACCTTCCTCCGGTTTGTCACCGGCAGTCTCCCTAGAGTTCCCGACCGAATCGCTGGCAAATAGGGACAAGGGTTGCGCTCGTTACGGGACTTAACCCAACATTTCACAACACGAGCTGACGACAGCCATGCAGCACCTGTCTGAGCGTTCCCGAAGGCACCAATCCATCTCTGGAAAGTTCGCTCGATGTCAAGGGTAGGTAAGGTTCTTCGCGTTGCATCGAATTAAACCACATGCTCCACCGCTTGTGCGGGCCCCCGTCAATTCATTTGAGTTTTAACCTTGCGGCCGTACTCCCCAGGCGGTCGACTTATCGCGTTAACTGCGCCACAAAGGTCTCAAGGACCCCAACGGCTAGTCGACATCG includes the following:
- a CDS encoding TRAP transporter permease, yielding MNTPPAREVRDESAQEAPARLEHPWLGRLLFGLTLVIALSHLYFNTFSTLSEIWTSALHFGLFGLLCALAVPMCQAAQPSRQRLVLLLDILLGLAALGCALYLIAFEDALYDRGVRFSTADWVVSIVALGLVLEFARRTTGWFIPALCLVALTYVAWWGQYVGGVFNFPGLSWETVLFRSYMGGEGMLGSIARISWSYVFMFILFGAFLVRSGAGDFIIELARCAAGRFVGGPGFVAVFASGLMGSVSGSSVANTVSTGVITIPMMRKAGFPARFAAGVEAAASTGGQLMPPVMGAGAFIMASYTQVSYLSIIGIAALPALLYFISVAMFVRIEAKRSHAHQLADEDAPGILTVLKGGWHYLLPLVVLVAALIYGFTPTYAAGIAILSVVAASWLSKTPMTFRAILEALSLGTRNMITTAILLMTVGLIVNVVSTTGIGNVFSLMIADWAGGSLLITLVLIAVASLVLGMGLPVTAAYIVLGTLSAPALYGLMAQDQLIDLLMNGQLPEQAKAIFMLAAPDQLAALNAPMDAASARELLSVVPDNFRTQLYEQALSPHTLTMLLVAAHMVIFWLSQDSNVTPPVCLTAFAAAAIAETPQMRTGFTAWKIAKGLYIIPLLFVWSPLITGSALDMVTVFVFAAFGIYAIIAGLEGYLEHELPWWLRLGMFPIGALMLWPHGHLTLDLLGLVIFMAVLLWSYRLGRHSAPALANAQTE